The Deinococcus sedimenti genome window below encodes:
- a CDS encoding GNAT family N-acetyltransferase — translation MLRLHATPTPDTDALLTRAMSPDPARIQAALHRARTDPDWQLHTWEAGGKVVCAATLTVHGAHGTVRYIGTHPTHTGQGHARALLHALMNTLHLHTLTAETDDDAADFYRRSGFHVQEIPSPWDRRRYRCTLTREA, via the coding sequence ATGCTGCGCCTGCACGCCACCCCCACCCCCGACACGGACGCCCTCCTGACCCGCGCCATGTCCCCCGACCCGGCCCGCATCCAGGCCGCGCTGCACCGCGCCCGCACCGACCCCGACTGGCAGCTGCACACCTGGGAGGCCGGGGGGAAGGTCGTCTGCGCCGCCACACTCACCGTCCACGGAGCACACGGCACCGTCCGGTACATCGGCACGCACCCCACTCACACCGGGCAGGGCCACGCCCGAGCCCTCCTGCACGCCCTGATGAACACCCTGCACCTGCACACCCTGACCGCCGAAACGGACGATGACGCCGCCGACTTCTACCGCCGCAGCGGCTTCCACGTCCAGGAAATCCCCAGCCCCTGGGACCGCCGCCGCTACCGCTGCACCCTCACGCGCGAGGCGTGA
- a CDS encoding MFS transporter: protein MTSPAAPESLSPPDGWRTFLWLWGSQALSVIGSAIAGFAFNIYLTQTRFPLAEQKPQLAAALSLTALAWALTATLLAPLAGAWTDRHDRRRIMLACDVAGVALTLGTLLLVGSAATPLWAMVVLTALMGAVSTFHGSAFDASYTSLVPRERLPRANGMMQTVWSLAGLVGPAAAALLIGVPALLRENGSGPAWLSGLHDGVPFAYAVDAVTFLVAVLILSRLRVPSPVRREGAGRGSLLADMRFGWVFIGQRRPLLALLLTFAVANLCTSNLGVLEPLIVKFGLNGDWEARGGTLQGTLATLAVVQSVGGVLGGVLISTWGGLKRNRVLGVLVPMIVSGLSFAAFGAAGTVLGAAAALLVMGLTFPAMNAHSQSIWQSQVPPELQGRVFSVRRLIAQFTSPASSALAGLLAARYAPGGVAVAAGLTLAVVAGLQLLNPALRRVEDPALSGYAPSGTD from the coding sequence ATGACCTCCCCTGCTGCCCCTGAATCCCTGTCGCCGCCGGATGGGTGGCGGACGTTCCTGTGGCTGTGGGGGTCGCAGGCGCTGAGCGTGATCGGGTCGGCCATCGCGGGGTTCGCGTTCAACATCTACCTGACGCAGACGCGGTTTCCGCTGGCGGAGCAGAAACCGCAGCTGGCGGCGGCGCTGTCGCTGACCGCGCTGGCGTGGGCGCTCACGGCGACGCTGCTGGCGCCGCTGGCGGGCGCGTGGACAGACCGGCACGACCGGCGGCGGATCATGCTGGCGTGCGACGTGGCGGGGGTCGCGTTGACGCTGGGGACGCTGCTGCTGGTGGGTTCGGCGGCGACGCCACTGTGGGCGATGGTGGTCCTCACGGCCCTGATGGGCGCGGTGTCCACCTTCCACGGGTCGGCGTTCGACGCGAGTTACACGAGTCTGGTGCCGCGCGAGCGGCTGCCGCGCGCGAACGGGATGATGCAGACGGTCTGGAGTCTGGCGGGGCTGGTGGGTCCGGCGGCGGCGGCGCTGCTGATCGGCGTGCCCGCGCTGCTGCGCGAGAATGGGAGCGGTCCGGCGTGGCTCTCGGGCCTGCATGACGGGGTGCCGTTCGCGTACGCGGTGGACGCGGTGACGTTCCTGGTGGCGGTGCTGATCCTGTCGCGGTTGCGCGTGCCGTCCCCGGTGCGGCGGGAGGGCGCGGGGCGCGGCAGTCTGCTGGCGGACATGCGCTTCGGGTGGGTGTTCATCGGGCAGCGGCGGCCGCTGCTGGCCCTGCTGCTGACCTTTGCCGTGGCGAACCTGTGCACGAGCAACCTGGGGGTGCTGGAGCCCCTGATCGTGAAGTTCGGCCTGAATGGCGACTGGGAGGCACGCGGCGGGACGCTCCAGGGCACGCTGGCGACCCTGGCCGTCGTGCAGAGCGTCGGCGGCGTGCTGGGCGGCGTGCTGATCAGCACCTGGGGCGGCCTGAAACGGAACCGGGTGCTGGGTGTGCTGGTGCCCATGATCGTCTCGGGCTTGAGTTTCGCGGCGTTCGGTGCGGCGGGCACCGTGCTGGGCGCAGCGGCGGCCCTGCTGGTCATGGGGCTGACGTTCCCGGCAATGAACGCGCACTCGCAGAGCATCTGGCAGTCGCAGGTGCCGCCCGAGTTGCAGGGGCGGGTGTTCAGCGTCCGCCGCCTGATCGCGCAGTTCACGTCCCCGGCCAGCAGCGCGCTGGCGGGCCTCCTGGCCGCGCGGTACGCACCGGGCGGCGTGGCCGTCGCGGCGGGGCTGACGCTGGCCGTCGTAGCAGGCCTGCAACTGCTGAACCCGGCGCTGCGGCGGGTGGAAGACCCGGCGCTGTCCGGGTACGCGCCCAGCGGGACGGACTGA
- a CDS encoding DUF4870 domain-containing protein: protein MIRSPLTIPEPDRTPAIVTHLSPLAGFLIPTVGNLLGPLVAWLAYRDRSRALDDQGKEALNFQISWWLYSLVVGVLGFALFSLGLLGGAVGAAAGAPDVGAFAFLGSFGAFFLLFLPVLLITSLVPFVFMILAVVRVSAGQAYHYPLSIRFLK from the coding sequence ATGATCCGCTCGCCGCTGACCATTCCTGAACCGGACCGTACACCCGCGATTGTCACGCACCTGTCGCCGCTGGCGGGGTTCCTGATCCCGACGGTGGGGAACCTGCTGGGGCCGCTGGTGGCGTGGCTGGCGTACCGGGACCGCAGCCGCGCTCTGGACGATCAGGGCAAGGAGGCGCTGAACTTCCAGATCAGCTGGTGGCTGTACTCGCTGGTGGTGGGCGTGCTGGGCTTCGCGCTGTTCAGCCTGGGCCTGCTGGGGGGTGCGGTGGGCGCGGCGGCGGGCGCGCCGGACGTGGGGGCGTTCGCGTTCCTGGGGTCGTTCGGAGCGTTCTTCCTGCTGTTCCTGCCGGTGCTGCTGATCACGAGTCTGGTGCCGTTCGTGTTCATGATCCTGGCGGTGGTGCGGGTCAGTGCGGGGCAGGCGTACCATTACCCGCTCAGCATCCGCTTTCTGAAGTAA
- a CDS encoding DUF402 domain-containing protein: MATLAHPVKVERHDVLGRQHHTNTGVRPVHTYHRTPQGLYVARTFAGHPRIRHWQAHLLPKLNLVACRYDFHGRREHDYYLDVANISQQDGVWEVRDLYLDLIVHDGLMAEIVDTDELLASRAAGLIGECEALRAVQIAHDTLSGLARARYSLNDWLATRGVRLHWHEWSLLSR, from the coding sequence ATGGCGACCCTGGCGCACCCGGTGAAGGTGGAACGGCACGACGTGCTGGGTCGGCAGCATCACACGAACACCGGGGTGCGCCCGGTGCACACGTACCACCGCACGCCGCAGGGACTGTACGTCGCGCGGACGTTCGCGGGCCACCCGCGCATCCGGCACTGGCAGGCGCACCTGCTGCCCAAACTGAACCTCGTGGCGTGCCGCTACGACTTCCACGGGCGGCGCGAGCACGACTACTACCTGGACGTGGCGAACATCAGCCAGCAGGACGGCGTGTGGGAGGTCCGGGACCTGTACCTGGACCTGATCGTGCATGACGGCCTGATGGCCGAGATCGTGGACACGGACGAACTGCTGGCCTCACGCGCCGCCGGGCTGATCGGCGAGTGCGAGGCGCTGCGGGCCGTGCAGATCGCGCACGACACGCTGTCCGGACTGGCCCGCGCCCGCTACAGCCTGAACGACTGGCTGGCGACGCGCGGCGTGCGGCTGCACTGGCACGAGTGGAGCCTGCTCAGCCGCTGA
- a CDS encoding DUF3656 domain-containing U32 family peptidase yields MAAVRKPEVMSPVGGEAQLRAAVEAGADAVFFGVNPARGEGRADGAGFHARAKVGFDLEALPDIMGGLHARGVLGFVTFNVLVFDRELRQAERQLMALAEAGVDALIVQDHGVARLAHEICPDLPIHGSTQMSITSAEGAELARRFGASRVVLGRELSLRDIERIKNATDIELETFVHGALCVSYSGQCFSSEAWGGRSANRGQCAQACRLPYELFVDGEHRDLGDARYLLSPGDLYALHQVPDLVRIGVDCLKIEGRYKDAEFVALTTAAYRRAVDEAWAGLPLSVTAQEERDLEQVYSRGLGPHFMAGTNHQTVVRGRAPRHRGVRVGTVRGVTERGVLVELSEVVKPGDGLVFDPANWRTPEGREEGGFLYGLWQDGRQLDDVALDGVRAGGLYELRFGRGAVDGRRVREGDPVWRTQDPTLAARVKPLVEAADPLHTRPVDAHFVGHVGQPPALTLTDGQGRSVTITLPEPLSEARNRALDEAGLREQLGKLGGTPYHLGALSTDLRGAGFLPVSALNALRREAAAALTDARAAAPERTVTPRLDDALAALTRPQAPAPTATRLHALVRTPEQLDAALAARPDSVTLDYLELYGLKPSVERVRAAGIPVRVASPRILKPTEQNLQKFLESLDAGILVRSGGLLEGLHEAGTTAELTGDFSLNAANVLTTRALLDLGLTRLTPTFDLNAQQITELASLVGGAALEPVAYGHLPVFHTEHCVFCRFLSSGTDYTNCGHPCESHRVALRDERGRAHPVMADVGCRNTVFEGRPQVAAAHLRDWHAAGIRDLRLEFVHETPEQVREVIHAHRAYLRGELTAAQLQAALDEQVDQGTTEGSLFVPNDFGLLDALPILS; encoded by the coding sequence ATGGCGGCGGTCAGGAAACCAGAAGTGATGAGCCCGGTGGGCGGTGAGGCGCAACTGCGCGCCGCAGTGGAGGCCGGCGCGGACGCCGTGTTCTTCGGCGTGAATCCCGCGCGGGGCGAGGGCCGCGCGGACGGGGCGGGCTTCCACGCCCGTGCGAAGGTCGGCTTCGATCTGGAGGCCCTGCCGGACATCATGGGCGGCCTGCACGCGCGTGGCGTGCTGGGCTTCGTGACGTTCAACGTGCTGGTGTTCGACCGGGAGCTGCGGCAGGCCGAGCGGCAGCTGATGGCCCTGGCGGAGGCCGGGGTGGACGCGCTGATCGTGCAGGATCACGGCGTGGCGCGCTTGGCGCACGAGATCTGCCCGGACCTGCCCATTCACGGCAGCACGCAGATGAGCATCACGTCCGCCGAGGGCGCCGAACTCGCGCGGCGCTTCGGGGCGAGCCGCGTGGTGCTGGGCCGCGAACTGAGCCTGCGCGACATCGAGCGGATCAAGAACGCGACCGACATCGAACTGGAGACGTTCGTGCACGGCGCGCTGTGCGTCAGTTACTCCGGGCAGTGTTTTTCCAGTGAGGCCTGGGGTGGGCGCAGCGCGAACCGCGGGCAGTGCGCGCAGGCGTGCCGCCTCCCGTACGAGCTGTTCGTGGACGGCGAGCACCGTGACCTGGGCGACGCCCGCTACCTGCTCTCGCCCGGCGACCTGTACGCGCTGCATCAGGTGCCCGATCTGGTGCGGATCGGCGTGGACTGCCTGAAGATCGAGGGCCGTTACAAGGACGCCGAGTTCGTCGCCCTGACGACCGCCGCGTACCGCAGGGCGGTGGACGAGGCCTGGGCGGGCCTGCCGCTGAGCGTCACCGCGCAGGAGGAACGCGACCTGGAACAGGTGTACTCGCGTGGGTTGGGGCCGCACTTCATGGCGGGCACCAACCACCAGACCGTCGTGCGTGGCCGCGCGCCGAGGCACCGTGGCGTGCGCGTCGGCACCGTGCGCGGCGTGACCGAACGTGGCGTGCTGGTCGAACTGAGCGAGGTCGTGAAACCCGGCGACGGACTGGTGTTCGACCCCGCGAACTGGCGCACCCCCGAGGGACGCGAGGAGGGGGGCTTCCTGTACGGCCTGTGGCAGGACGGCCGTCAGCTGGACGACGTGGCGCTGGACGGCGTGCGCGCCGGCGGCCTGTACGAGCTGCGCTTCGGGCGCGGCGCAGTCGACGGCCGCCGCGTGCGCGAGGGTGACCCGGTGTGGCGCACCCAGGACCCCACCCTGGCCGCCCGCGTGAAACCGCTGGTGGAGGCCGCCGATCCGCTGCACACCCGCCCGGTGGACGCGCACTTCGTCGGGCACGTGGGCCAGCCGCCGGCGCTGACCCTGACCGACGGGCAGGGCCGTAGCGTGACCATCACGCTGCCCGAACCCCTCTCGGAGGCCCGGAATCGCGCGCTGGACGAGGCGGGCCTGCGCGAGCAGCTGGGGAAACTGGGCGGCACGCCGTACCACCTCGGGGCCCTCAGCACCGACCTGCGCGGGGCGGGCTTCCTGCCGGTCAGCGCCCTGAACGCCCTGCGCCGCGAGGCCGCCGCCGCCCTGACCGACGCCCGCGCCGCCGCGCCCGAGCGCACCGTCACCCCGCGCCTGGACGACGCGCTGGCCGCCCTGACCCGCCCGCAGGCCCCCGCGCCCACCGCGACGCGCCTGCACGCGCTGGTCCGCACGCCCGAACAGCTGGACGCCGCGCTTGCGGCCCGGCCCGACTCGGTCACGCTGGACTACCTGGAACTGTACGGCCTGAAACCCAGCGTGGAACGCGTCAGGGCCGCCGGAATCCCCGTGCGGGTCGCCAGCCCCCGCATCCTGAAACCCACCGAGCAGAACCTCCAGAAATTCCTCGAATCCCTGGATGCGGGCATCCTGGTCCGCAGCGGCGGCCTGCTGGAAGGCCTGCATGAGGCCGGGACGACCGCAGAACTGACGGGGGATTTCAGCCTGAACGCCGCGAACGTCCTGACCACCCGCGCGCTGCTGGACCTGGGCCTGACCCGCCTGACGCCCACCTTCGACCTGAACGCGCAGCAGATCACCGAACTGGCCTCCCTCGTGGGCGGCGCCGCACTGGAACCCGTCGCGTATGGACACCTGCCGGTCTTCCACACCGAACACTGCGTGTTCTGCCGCTTCCTGAGCAGCGGCACCGACTACACGAACTGCGGTCACCCCTGCGAATCGCACCGCGTCGCCCTGCGCGACGAGCGGGGCCGCGCGCACCCGGTCATGGCGGACGTCGGCTGCCGCAACACCGTCTTCGAGGGCCGCCCCCAGGTGGCCGCCGCGCACCTGCGCGACTGGCACGCGGCGGGCATCCGCGACCTGCGCCTGGAATTCGTGCACGAGACGCCCGAACAGGTCCGCGAGGTCATCCACGCCCACCGCGCGTACCTGCGGGGCGAACTGACCGCCGCGCAACTCCAGGCGGCGCTGGACGAGCAGGTGGACCAGGGCACCACCGAGGGCAGCCTGTTCGTCCCGAACGACTTCGGGCTGCTGGACGCCCTGCCCATCCTGAGCTGA
- the rnhA gene encoding ribonuclease HI: MSRPHRPQSSAQKAQAAARDRLPIKAGIQPDAPITGENVELYSDGACDTQAGHGGWATILNYKGKELVLSGNEEGTTNNRMELRGLLEGLKVLKRPCQVRVVTDSQYLRKAFTDGWILKWQRNGWKTAGGDPVKNQDLWEELIAQARTHALTFVWVKGHAGHGENERVDELAVQERKKLRQK, from the coding sequence ATGTCCCGCCCGCACCGCCCCCAATCTTCCGCGCAGAAAGCGCAGGCCGCCGCGCGCGACCGCCTGCCCATCAAGGCCGGCATCCAGCCAGACGCGCCCATCACCGGGGAGAACGTCGAACTGTACAGCGACGGCGCGTGCGACACCCAGGCCGGACACGGCGGCTGGGCCACCATCCTCAACTACAAGGGCAAGGAACTCGTCCTGAGCGGCAACGAGGAAGGCACCACCAACAACCGCATGGAACTGCGCGGCCTCCTCGAAGGCCTGAAGGTCCTCAAACGACCCTGCCAGGTGCGGGTCGTGACCGACAGCCAGTACCTGCGCAAGGCGTTCACGGACGGCTGGATCCTGAAGTGGCAGCGCAACGGCTGGAAGACCGCCGGGGGCGACCCCGTGAAGAACCAGGACCTGTGGGAGGAACTCATCGCGCAGGCCCGCACGCACGCCCTGACGTTCGTGTGGGTCAAGGGGCACGCCGGGCACGGCGAGAACGAACGCGTGGACGAACTCGCCGTGCAGGAACGCAAGAAACTCCGGCAGAAGTAG
- a CDS encoding glucose-1-phosphate adenylyltransferase family protein yields the protein MARFSNRSLSSGPGGRGTRVDGRKVLVLILAGGKGERLGVLTQERAKPALTFGGTYRLIDFALSNCMHSGLPDVWVLEEYQLHTLNDHLTNGRPWDLDRTYGGLEVLPPSPDTLTGALEDAGNADALHAHRHLIRSFAPDVLVVLSADHVYTLDYTEVIRHHLKVGAAVTMVTTDLPAGEDAGRFGNVQVTKRGRVKRFAYKPEEPLGGSITTEVFVYDAPALLRTLDDLRAATPAGKGLGDFGHALIPAFVKAKTAHAYALDGYWLDVGLPSAYFRAHQDLLAGRSVRLDAPDWPVLSSSIPRMPARIAQGARVEDSLVSYGCHVQGRVIRSVLSPGVTVEAGAVVEDTVILRDATIRAGAHVRRAVVDEEAVIAACVDGGPDGLAVIGARAHIAAPVKGDTQVEPGRRWRRGSRERTADE from the coding sequence ATGGCACGCTTCTCGAACCGCAGTCTCAGCAGTGGCCCCGGCGGGCGCGGCACCCGCGTGGACGGCCGGAAAGTCCTCGTCCTGATCCTCGCCGGGGGGAAGGGCGAGCGGCTGGGCGTCCTGACGCAGGAGCGCGCCAAGCCCGCCCTGACCTTCGGCGGCACGTACCGCCTGATCGACTTCGCGCTGAGCAACTGCATGCACAGCGGCCTGCCCGACGTGTGGGTGCTGGAGGAATACCAGCTGCACACCCTGAACGACCACCTGACCAACGGCCGCCCCTGGGACCTGGACCGCACGTACGGCGGCCTGGAGGTGCTGCCCCCCAGCCCGGACACCCTGACCGGCGCACTGGAGGACGCAGGCAACGCGGACGCACTGCACGCCCACCGGCACCTGATCCGCTCGTTCGCGCCGGACGTGCTGGTCGTTCTGTCCGCCGATCACGTGTACACCCTGGACTACACCGAGGTCATCCGCCATCACCTGAAGGTCGGCGCGGCAGTTACGATGGTCACCACCGACCTGCCCGCCGGGGAGGACGCGGGCCGTTTCGGGAACGTGCAGGTCACGAAACGGGGCCGCGTGAAGCGCTTCGCGTACAAACCCGAAGAGCCGCTGGGTGGCTCCATCACCACCGAGGTCTTCGTGTACGACGCGCCCGCGCTGCTGCGCACCCTGGACGACCTGCGCGCCGCCACGCCCGCCGGGAAGGGCCTGGGGGACTTCGGGCACGCGCTGATCCCCGCGTTCGTGAAGGCGAAGACGGCGCACGCGTACGCCCTGGACGGCTACTGGCTGGACGTGGGCCTGCCCAGCGCGTACTTCCGCGCGCACCAGGACCTGCTCGCGGGCCGCTCGGTGCGGCTGGACGCGCCCGACTGGCCGGTCCTGAGCAGCAGCATCCCCCGCATGCCCGCCCGGATCGCGCAGGGCGCGCGGGTGGAGGACAGTCTCGTGTCGTACGGCTGCCACGTGCAGGGCCGAGTGATCCGCTCGGTGCTGTCCCCCGGCGTGACCGTGGAGGCCGGGGCGGTCGTCGAGGACACCGTGATCCTCCGCGACGCGACCATCCGCGCCGGAGCGCACGTCCGCCGCGCCGTCGTGGACGAGGAGGCCGTCATCGCCGCCTGCGTGGACGGAGGCCCGGACGGTCTGGCCGTGATCGGCGCACGCGCCCACATCGCCGCGCCCGTCAAGGGTGACACGCAGGTCGAACCGGGCCGCCGCTGGCGCAGGGGCTCCCGCGAGCGCACCGCCGACGAGTGA